The Opitutus sp. ER46 genome has a window encoding:
- a CDS encoding MoaD/ThiS family protein, which yields MARVHIQYFALLREQRGLREETLETAAATAGALYAELAARHRFTLPAERIRAAVNDEFVANAVALRDGDRVVFIPPVAGG from the coding sequence ATGGCGCGGGTGCACATCCAGTATTTCGCGCTGCTGCGCGAGCAGCGTGGGCTCCGGGAGGAAACGCTCGAGACGGCGGCGGCGACGGCGGGCGCGTTGTACGCGGAACTGGCGGCGCGGCATCGTTTCACGCTGCCGGCGGAGCGGATCCGGGCGGCGGTGAACGACGAGTTCGTGGCGAACGCGGTGGCGCTGCGCGACGGTGATCGCGTGGTGTTCATCCCGCCGGTGGCGGGTGGCTGA
- the gndA gene encoding NADP-dependent phosphogluconate dehydrogenase yields MAKPQSDIGLIGLAVMGQNLALNIADHGFQISVYNRTTEKTDKFVAENPNTPGGVVGTKTLEEFVKSLAKPRKIVILVQAGKGTDAVIDSLVPLLDQNDIVVDGGNALWTDTIRREKALREKGLRFIGSGVSGGEEGARFGPALMPGGDPAAYKELAPVWNAIAAKVDAKTGKQLTGGAPGKPIQGGVPCAAYIGENGAGHYVKMCHNGIEYGDMQMICEAYALMQGLLGLKASEMGAIFSEWNEGMLGSFLIEITADILKQKDPASKKAFVDVVLDTAGQKGTGKWTSVSALDMGVPAPTIAESVFARCLSAIKDERVAASKILKGPGKKYKGSKKALVAAIHDALYCSKICSYAQGFQLMREAQKEYNWKLNFGEIAQIWRGGCIIRAVFLQKITEAYTRKPDLANLLLDPYFNKTVKKAQENWRKVVALAVECGVPVPTFSSALAYYDGYRAARLPANLLQAQRDYFGAHTYERVDKPRGKFFHVDWPEANRPQLEM; encoded by the coding sequence ATGGCAAAACCTCAATCCGACATCGGACTCATTGGCCTAGCGGTCATGGGTCAGAACCTCGCGCTCAACATCGCCGACCACGGCTTTCAGATTTCGGTCTACAACCGCACCACCGAGAAGACCGACAAGTTCGTCGCCGAAAACCCCAATACCCCCGGCGGAGTCGTCGGCACGAAGACCCTCGAGGAGTTCGTGAAGTCGCTGGCGAAGCCGCGCAAGATCGTGATCCTCGTCCAAGCCGGCAAGGGCACGGACGCGGTCATCGACAGCCTGGTGCCGCTGCTGGACCAGAACGACATTGTGGTTGATGGCGGCAATGCGCTGTGGACGGACACGATCCGCCGCGAGAAGGCGCTCCGCGAAAAGGGCCTGCGCTTCATCGGCTCCGGCGTGTCCGGTGGCGAGGAAGGCGCGCGTTTCGGTCCGGCGCTGATGCCGGGCGGCGATCCGGCGGCGTACAAGGAGCTCGCGCCGGTCTGGAATGCGATTGCGGCCAAGGTCGACGCGAAGACCGGCAAGCAGTTGACGGGCGGCGCGCCGGGCAAGCCGATCCAGGGCGGGGTGCCGTGCGCGGCGTACATTGGCGAGAATGGCGCCGGGCACTACGTGAAGATGTGCCACAACGGAATTGAGTACGGCGACATGCAGATGATCTGTGAGGCGTATGCCCTCATGCAGGGTCTGCTCGGCCTGAAGGCCTCCGAGATGGGCGCCATCTTCTCCGAGTGGAACGAAGGCATGCTCGGCAGCTTCCTGATCGAGATCACCGCCGACATCCTGAAGCAGAAGGACCCGGCCTCGAAGAAGGCGTTCGTTGACGTCGTCCTCGACACGGCCGGCCAGAAGGGCACGGGCAAGTGGACGTCGGTGAGCGCGCTCGACATGGGTGTGCCGGCCCCGACGATCGCGGAATCCGTGTTCGCGCGCTGCCTGAGCGCGATCAAGGACGAGCGCGTCGCGGCGTCGAAGATCCTCAAGGGCCCGGGCAAGAAGTACAAAGGCTCGAAGAAGGCGCTGGTCGCGGCGATCCACGACGCGCTGTACTGCTCGAAGATCTGCTCGTACGCGCAGGGCTTCCAGCTCATGCGCGAGGCGCAGAAGGAGTACAACTGGAAGCTGAACTTCGGCGAGATCGCGCAGATCTGGCGCGGTGGCTGCATCATCCGCGCGGTGTTCCTGCAAAAGATCACCGAGGCGTACACCCGCAAACCGGACCTCGCGAACCTGCTGCTCGACCCGTACTTCAACAAGACGGTGAAGAAGGCGCAGGAGAACTGGCGCAAGGTGGTCGCGCTCGCGGTCGAGTGTGGCGTGCCGGTGCCGACGTTCAGCTCGGCGCTGGCGTACTACGACGGCTATCGCGCCGCCCGCCTCCCGGCCAACCTGCTCCAGGCGCAGCGCGACTATTTCGGCGCGCACACCTACGAGCGCGTGGACAAGCCCCGCGGCAAGTTCTTCCACGTCGACTGGCCCGAAGCCAACCGCCCGCAGCTCGAGATGTGA
- a CDS encoding molybdenum cofactor biosynthesis protein MoaE, translating to MNRRAFEFRISATPLDPAELRRTLLDDQAGACVTFEGWVRNRNEGQPVLSLEYEAYATLAEKEGARILAEAQEKYALTGAAALHRTGHLQLGEIAVWVGVTAPHRGAAFDACRYIIDEAKARLPVWKKEHYTSGSTVWINGATRGAHAQDTGPTAI from the coding sequence ATGAACCGCCGCGCCTTCGAGTTCCGCATTTCGGCCACCCCGCTCGATCCGGCGGAGCTGAGGCGGACGCTGCTCGATGACCAGGCGGGGGCGTGCGTCACGTTCGAAGGCTGGGTACGCAATCGCAACGAGGGCCAGCCGGTGCTTTCGCTCGAGTACGAGGCGTACGCCACGCTCGCCGAAAAGGAGGGTGCTCGGATCCTGGCCGAAGCGCAGGAGAAGTACGCGCTCACCGGGGCTGCTGCGCTGCACCGGACCGGCCACCTGCAGTTGGGCGAGATCGCGGTCTGGGTGGGGGTGACGGCGCCGCATCGCGGAGCAGCCTTTGACGCCTGCCGGTACATCATCGATGAGGCAAAGGCCCGGCTGCCGGTCTGGAAAAAGGAGCATTATACTTCTGGATCAACGGTTTGGATCAATGGCGCCACCCGCGGCGCTCATGCGCAAGACACTGGCCCGACGGCTATTTAA
- a CDS encoding molybdopterin molybdotransferase MoeA, translating into MLTPSEADNVIAERVVAMHRQDCPLAQAHGRVLRVDLKADRDQPPYDRVTLDGYALRSAALAAGERRFQVGGVQAAGMRPFKLGAAATACLEVMTGAALPEGADCVVPYEDVQRAGDTVTVTGAGPYPEGHAIHRRGSDHRAEEIVVRAGTRLTGREIAVAAACGHATLTVTQLPKIAVVSTGDELVEVDMPVAAHQVRRSNDYALRAALIAAGYPEVSRFHLRDVPHEIEHLLWHILAEYDAVVLVGGVSKGKFDFVPQELARQGVTRHFHGVAQRPGKPMWFGTTVRHALVFALPGNPVSCYTCLHRYVLPALARASGWNQPARPQAVLSERVTFTANLTYFLPVVTSSGPQAELRAKPCPTNTSGDFSGLLGTTGFVELPAGSTTFPAGTVAPFWAWSC; encoded by the coding sequence ATGCTGACTCCCTCCGAAGCTGACAATGTGATCGCTGAGCGGGTGGTGGCGATGCACCGCCAGGACTGCCCGCTCGCCCAGGCGCATGGACGCGTGCTGCGGGTAGACCTCAAGGCCGACCGGGACCAGCCGCCGTACGACCGCGTAACGCTGGACGGCTACGCGCTGCGGAGCGCGGCGCTGGCGGCGGGCGAGCGCCGTTTCCAAGTGGGAGGAGTGCAGGCTGCGGGCATGCGACCCTTCAAGCTCGGCGCGGCGGCGACGGCGTGTCTCGAAGTGATGACGGGCGCGGCGCTGCCGGAAGGCGCGGATTGCGTGGTGCCGTACGAGGACGTGCAACGCGCGGGCGACACGGTGACGGTCACCGGCGCGGGACCGTATCCAGAAGGGCATGCCATTCACCGGCGGGGCAGCGATCATCGCGCCGAGGAGATCGTGGTGCGGGCGGGCACGCGGCTGACGGGCCGGGAGATCGCGGTGGCGGCGGCCTGCGGGCACGCGACGCTGACGGTGACGCAGCTGCCGAAGATCGCGGTGGTGTCGACGGGCGACGAACTCGTGGAAGTCGACATGCCGGTGGCCGCGCACCAGGTGCGGCGCAGCAATGACTACGCGTTGCGCGCGGCGCTGATCGCGGCGGGTTACCCGGAAGTGTCGCGTTTTCACCTGCGCGATGTGCCGCACGAGATCGAGCACCTGCTGTGGCACATCCTGGCCGAGTACGATGCGGTCGTCCTGGTGGGCGGCGTGTCGAAGGGGAAGTTCGACTTTGTGCCGCAGGAACTCGCGCGGCAGGGCGTGACGCGGCACTTCCATGGCGTGGCGCAGCGGCCGGGCAAACCAATGTGGTTCGGCACGACGGTGCGGCACGCGCTCGTCTTCGCGCTGCCGGGCAACCCGGTGTCATGCTACACCTGCCTGCACCGGTACGTGCTGCCGGCGCTGGCCCGGGCGAGCGGCTGGAACCAGCCGGCGCGACCACAGGCGGTCCTGAGCGAACGGGTGACGTTCACGGCGAATCTGACGTATTTCCTGCCGGTGGTGACGAGTTCGGGGCCGCAGGCGGAGCTGCGGGCGAAACCGTGCCCTACGAACACCTCGGGCGATTTCAGCGGCCTGCTCGGCACGACGGGCTTCGTGGAACTGCCGGCGGGGAGCACGACCTTTCCGGCCGGGACGGTCGCGCCCTTCTGGGCGTGGAGCTGCTGA
- a CDS encoding alpha/beta fold hydrolase → MPAAEAASASPLPPSRPADQRRRTRRQLATCLALIVGCAWLASWIQSDGGRVQVMDLKLPTQNGQWVKADLFRPRSATKENPAPAVIVVPGFQRSKEALSNISIELARRGVVVIAIDPYAQGGSSASRSPRSATTEGYGLYAVVDYVADTNNLNYVDKQRVAATGHSAGGNAAILAASYFGRLAEQTGRPSKLHAVYVSGYLLSFTDGVLSRVRSNVGASYARYDEGAYRNARKDADLWQAPEALRLINGASELTGRPVTEVELGRYYGDAARRGLRVLHNEPLIHPLQPYSIAATANQLAYFERVLDLRSGRDPHDQVWYWKELLTFVCLIAAFVALVPGGQWLLDEIPYFGRLVQPAPAPGEARRHGARFWVLLIVGAAIACGSYIPLTELSQRLFVEASGREQTWFFPQRMNNGVMLWALLNGLVGFALYRLGRGRRGAAPDPMRPAFGMGWRTLGRTTLLGATLFAGTFLLLFLVYYLFHVDYRFLFLGARTFDPPVLGLLLMYAPAFFPFFLANSVRVNGAICGPGVPEWRGMLVGGVANSLGLILIVVVQYLTFAITGTVYWTDGWLYINLLFGVVPMMFILPYFNRYFYRMTGGIYLGPLVTCPVFIMILVSNTVCYLPF, encoded by the coding sequence ATGCCTGCTGCCGAAGCCGCCTCCGCGTCTCCCCTTCCGCCCTCGCGCCCCGCCGATCAGCGCCGGCGCACGCGCCGGCAGCTTGCCACCTGCCTCGCCCTGATCGTGGGGTGCGCCTGGCTGGCCTCCTGGATCCAGAGCGATGGCGGACGCGTGCAGGTGATGGATCTCAAGTTGCCGACGCAGAACGGGCAATGGGTGAAGGCGGACCTGTTTCGCCCGCGGAGCGCGACCAAGGAGAACCCGGCGCCCGCGGTGATCGTGGTGCCGGGCTTCCAGCGCTCGAAGGAGGCGTTGTCGAATATCTCGATCGAGCTGGCCCGGCGCGGCGTGGTGGTGATCGCGATCGACCCGTACGCCCAGGGCGGCTCCAGTGCGTCGCGCAGCCCGCGCTCGGCCACCACGGAGGGCTACGGGCTGTATGCGGTCGTCGATTACGTGGCGGACACCAACAACCTGAACTACGTCGACAAGCAGCGCGTGGCCGCGACAGGCCACTCCGCGGGTGGCAACGCCGCCATCCTCGCCGCGAGCTACTTTGGGCGGTTGGCGGAGCAGACCGGCCGGCCGAGCAAGCTGCACGCGGTGTATGTTTCGGGTTATCTGCTCTCGTTCACCGACGGAGTCCTAAGTCGCGTGCGCTCCAACGTCGGTGCGAGCTATGCGCGATATGACGAAGGTGCCTACCGCAACGCGCGCAAGGATGCGGATCTCTGGCAGGCGCCCGAGGCGCTGCGGCTGATCAACGGCGCTTCGGAACTGACGGGCCGGCCGGTGACGGAAGTGGAGCTTGGCCGGTATTACGGCGACGCGGCCCGGCGGGGGCTGCGCGTGCTGCACAACGAGCCCCTGATTCATCCGCTGCAACCGTACAGCATCGCCGCCACGGCCAACCAGCTCGCGTATTTCGAGCGGGTGCTCGATCTGCGCAGCGGCCGTGATCCGCATGACCAGGTCTGGTACTGGAAGGAACTGCTCACGTTCGTGTGCCTGATCGCGGCGTTCGTGGCGCTCGTGCCGGGCGGGCAGTGGCTGCTGGACGAGATCCCGTATTTTGGGCGGTTGGTGCAACCGGCGCCCGCGCCCGGCGAGGCCCGGCGGCACGGGGCGCGGTTCTGGGTGCTGCTGATCGTGGGCGCGGCGATCGCCTGCGGTTCCTACATTCCACTCACGGAGCTGTCGCAGCGGCTGTTCGTCGAGGCGTCGGGACGGGAGCAGACCTGGTTCTTCCCGCAGCGCATGAACAACGGCGTGATGCTGTGGGCGCTGCTGAACGGCCTCGTCGGGTTCGCGCTGTACCGCCTCGGCCGCGGGAGGCGGGGCGCGGCGCCGGATCCGATGCGACCGGCATTTGGGATGGGGTGGCGGACGCTCGGCCGGACGACGCTGCTTGGGGCCACGCTCTTCGCCGGCACCTTCCTGCTGCTGTTCCTCGTCTATTACCTCTTCCACGTTGACTACCGCTTCCTGTTTCTCGGGGCGCGGACCTTTGATCCGCCGGTGCTGGGGCTGCTCCTCATGTACGCGCCGGCGTTCTTCCCGTTTTTCCTGGCGAACTCGGTGCGGGTGAACGGGGCGATCTGCGGGCCGGGCGTGCCGGAATGGCGCGGCATGCTGGTTGGCGGCGTGGCGAACTCGCTCGGCCTGATTCTCATCGTGGTGGTGCAGTACCTCACCTTCGCGATCACCGGAACCGTCTACTGGACCGACGGCTGGCTCTACATCAACCTGCTGTTCGGCGTGGTGCCGATGATGTTCATCCTGCCGTACTTCAACCGGTATTTCTACCGGATGACGGGCGGAATCTACCTCGGTCCCCTGGTCACCTGCCCGGTGTTCATCATGATCCTGGTCTCGAACACCGTGTGCTACCTGCCCTTTTAG
- the moaC gene encoding cyclic pyranopterin monophosphate synthase MoaC, translating into MLSHVNERNQPAMVNVGDKPVTRRTAHAVAVVALPAAVAALLKDGELHSRKGPVFQTAILAGVMGAKRTSDLIPLCHPLPLDDCQIEIVPDATRGELAIHCRVQTQARTGVEMEALTGATVAALTVYDMTKALSHNIEIRQVRLLEKTGGKSDFSAG; encoded by the coding sequence ATGTTGTCGCATGTGAACGAGCGTAATCAGCCCGCGATGGTGAATGTGGGTGACAAGCCGGTGACGCGGCGGACGGCGCACGCGGTGGCGGTCGTGGCGCTCCCGGCGGCGGTGGCCGCGCTGCTGAAGGACGGCGAGCTGCACAGCCGCAAAGGCCCGGTGTTTCAGACGGCGATCCTGGCGGGCGTGATGGGGGCGAAGCGGACGAGCGACCTGATTCCGCTATGCCACCCGCTGCCGCTGGACGATTGCCAGATCGAGATCGTGCCCGACGCGACACGCGGGGAGCTGGCAATTCACTGCCGCGTGCAGACGCAGGCGAGGACGGGCGTGGAGATGGAAGCGCTGACGGGCGCGACGGTGGCGGCGCTGACGGTGTACGACATGACGAAGGCGCTGTCGCACAACATCGAGATCCGGCAGGTGCGGCTGCTCGAGAAGACGGGCGGCAAGAGCGATTTCAGCGCCGGCTGA
- a CDS encoding four helix bundle suffix domain-containing protein, whose product MQGPHHKLRASGGYRTTASFQTATLIYDATVWFCEKYLDGRSRTVDQMVQAARSGRQNIAEGSRASATSSQTELRLINVARASLEELLLDYEDYLRHRRVPQWASDSLEATAVRAVGRSASEPSNGQGAVALADLSDSQRYALYARWLDAADPVVRANAIICLIHQANFLLDRQVAALEAAFIADGGYSEHLATERLKQRARAPNAETAPRCPTCGSLTALRTAKSGKAPGGQFWGCTRYPECKGTVPA is encoded by the coding sequence ATGCAAGGTCCCCACCACAAGCTGCGCGCAAGCGGAGGTTATCGCACCACGGCGAGCTTCCAGACGGCCACGCTGATTTACGATGCCACCGTCTGGTTCTGCGAAAAGTACCTCGATGGGCGCTCCCGCACCGTCGATCAAATGGTGCAGGCCGCGCGTTCGGGCCGGCAAAACATCGCCGAGGGCAGCCGCGCCTCCGCGACCTCCTCGCAGACGGAGTTGCGCCTGATCAACGTCGCGCGCGCCAGCCTCGAGGAGCTGCTGCTCGATTACGAAGACTACCTTCGCCACCGGCGTGTCCCGCAATGGGCATCCGACAGTCTCGAGGCCACTGCGGTACGCGCCGTGGGGCGTAGCGCGTCTGAGCCATCGAACGGTCAGGGCGCCGTCGCGCTCGCCGACCTGAGCGACAGCCAACGCTACGCGCTTTACGCCCGATGGCTCGATGCCGCCGATCCAGTCGTGCGCGCCAACGCGATCATCTGCCTGATTCACCAGGCGAACTTCCTGCTCGATCGGCAAGTTGCCGCGCTGGAAGCCGCTTTCATTGCCGATGGCGGCTACTCCGAGCACCTCGCGACCGAGCGGCTCAAGCAGCGCGCACGCGCGCCCAATGCCGAGACGGCACCTCGTTGCCCGACGTGTGGCAGCCTCACGGCGCTCCGGACCGCAAAGAGCGGCAAGGCGCCGGGCGGCCAGTTCTGGGGCTGCACGCGCTACCCCGAGTGCAAGGGCACCGTCCCCGCGTGA